One genomic segment of Mastomys coucha isolate ucsf_1 unplaced genomic scaffold, UCSF_Mcou_1 pScaffold22, whole genome shotgun sequence includes these proteins:
- the Terf2ip gene encoding telomeric repeat-binding factor 2-interacting protein 1 yields MAEAMDLGKDPNGPTHSSTLFVREDGSAMSFYVRPSSAKRRLSTLILHGGGTVCRVQEPGAVLLAQPGEALAEASGDFISTQYILDCVERNEKLELEAYRLGSMEQASDPKPGASAEGSTEPEPPPLTGRMAYTDADDVAILTYVKENARSPSSVTGNALWKAMEKSSLTQHSWQSLKDRYLKHLRGQEHKYLLGNAPVSPSSQKLKRKAEQDPEAADSGEPQNKRTPDLPEEECVKGETKENGEAVNKLFEEATREFGEAVVDESPDFEIHITMCDGDPPTPEEDSETQPDEEEEEPKVSTQEVGTAIKIIRQLMEKFNLDLSTVTQALLKNSGELEATSSFLESGRRPDGYPIWCRQDDLDLQKDDDDTRNALVKKFGAQNVARRIEFRKK; encoded by the exons ATGGCGGAGGCGATGGATTTGGGTAAAGACCCCAATGGGCCCACTCACTCCTCCACTCTGTTCGTGAGAGAAGACGGCAGCGCCATGTCGTTTTACGTGCGGCCCAGCTCGGCCAAGCGCCGGCTGTCGACGCTCATCCTGCACGGCGGCGGCACCGTGTGTCGGGTGCAGGAGCCCGGGGCCGTGCTGCTAGCCCAGCCTGGGGAGGCTCTGGCTGAGGCTTCGGGCGACTTCATCTCCACTCAGTACATTCTAGACTGCGTGGAGCGCAACGAGAAGCTGGAACTGGAGGCCTATCGGCTGGGCTCGATGGAGCAGGCGTCCGACCCCAAGCCCGGGGCTTCTGCGGAGGGCTCTACGGAACCGGAGCCGCCGCCCCTGACCGGGCGCATGGCCTACACTGACGCGGACGATGTGGCCATCCTGACCTACGTGAAGGAAAACGCCCGTTCGCCCAGCTCGGTCACAGGCAATGCCTTGTGGAAAGCGATGGAGAAGAGCTCGCTCACGCAGCACTCCTGGCAGTCGCTCAAGGACCGCTACCTTAAACACCTACGGGGCCAGGAGCACAAGTACCTGCTCGGGAACGCTCCAGTCAGCCCGTCGTCCCAGAAGCTCAAACGGAAGGCGGAGCAGGACCCCGAGGCCGCGGATAGCGGAG AACCACAGAATAAGAGAACGCCAGACTTGCCTGAGGAGGAGTGTGTGAAGGGAGAGACCAAGGAGAATGGAGAGGCAGTCAACAAACTGTTTGAGGAAGCCACTCGGGAGTTTGGAGAAGCTGTG GTGGATGAAAGCCCTGACTTTGAAATACATATAACGATGTGTGATGGTGATCCACCCACTCCTGAAGAAGATTCGGAAACACAGccagatgaggaggaagaggaaccaaAAGTTTCTACACAAGAAGTGGGAACTGCTATTAAGATCATCCGGCAGCTAATGGAAAAGTTTAACTTGGATCTCTCAACAGTCACACAGGCCTTGCTAAAAAACAGTGGTGAGCTGGAGGCCACCTCCTCTTTCTTAGAGTCGGGACGGAGACCTGATGGTTATCCAATTTGGTGCCGACAAGATGACTTAGATTTGCAGAAGGACGATGATGACACAAGAAATGCACTGGTCAAAAAGTTTGGAGCTCAGAATGTTGCTCGGAGGATCGAATTCCGAAAGAAATGA